From the genome of Miscanthus floridulus cultivar M001 chromosome 10, ASM1932011v1, whole genome shotgun sequence, one region includes:
- the LOC136490248 gene encoding F-box/LRR-repeat protein 13-like isoform X2, translating to MPPGKRNKTAHVARSSNGIDALPDGILEHILGFVPAKDAVKTCVLARRWCNLWKSATALSVSCVGNSNEDPALLKERQKSVDHLLRLRGFLPLEKFEVRFSGLYDDDTFCLIRWIQHAVKCRVQMLILDNVYRDGIDLGSLHLVSQHLTKLELIGIMLHNSFCDFSSCPVLEHLEIDYCYWWTVEKISSESLKHLSLKRCELTREFHILISTPSLVSLRLDCHLPMAPVLVSMPLLKEAFVRVTHWNAYTGEWGDYSGDCSFEDCYSCKGLVGDNDNKCVLLEGLSNAENMALIPESTAFIFGKDLKQCPTFSKLKTLLLDDRWCVAPDFPALTCILEHSPVLEKLTLHLFSKGPKHKVEMLGRYHPTDGSAAVSECLKVVEVKCQVVDEKVQEVLKFLCTFNICFIFK from the exons ATGCCTCCAGGGAAAAGGAACAAAACCGCGCATGTGGCGAGGAGCAGTAACGGCATAGATGCCCTTCCAGATGGCATCCTCGAGCACATCCTTGGTTTTGTGCCCGCGAAGGATGCCGTGAAGACATGTGTGCTTGCTCGGCGCTGGTGCAACCTCTGGAAGTCAGCCACAGCCTTGAGTGTCTCGTGCGTCGGCAACTCCAATGAGGATCCAGCCTTGTTGAAGGAGCGACAAAAATCTGTGGACCATCTGCTACGCCTTCGTGGCTTCCTGCCTCTTGAAAAGTTCGAGGTCAGGTTCAGTGGCCTGTATGATGACGACACCTTTTGCCTAATCCGCTGGATCCAGCATGCTGTGAAGTGCCGCGTTCAGATGCTCATTCTTGATAATGTTTACCGAGATGGCATTGATCTAGGCAGCCTGCATCTCGTCTCACAACACTTGACCAAGTTAGAGCTCATTGGGATAATGCTACACAACAGTTTTTGTGACTTCTCAAGTTGTCCAGTACTGGAACATCTCGAGATTGACTACTGCTATTGGTGGACTGTCGAGAAGATTTCATCAGAGTCCCTGAAGCACCTGAGCTTAAAACGTTGTGAATTAACAAGAGAATTCCACATTCTTATTTCTACCCCGAGTCTTGTTTCACTAAGGCTAGATTGCCATTTGCCCATGGCTCCTGTTCTAGTGAGCATGCCCTTACTTAAAGAGGCTTTTGTTAGAGTTACCCATTGGAATGCATACACTGGGGAATGGGGTGATTACTCTGGGGATTGTAGTTTTGAGGATTGTTACTCTTGTAAAGGTCTGGTAGGTGATAATGACAATAAGTGTGTGCTTCTGGAAGGTTTATCGAATGCTGAGAACATGGCATTGATACCAGAATCCACAGCG TTTATTTTTGGCAAGGATCTGAAACAGTGTCCTACATTTAGCAAGTTAAAGACTTTGTTACTTGATGATCGATGGTGTGTGGCACCTGACTTCCCTGCACTAACTTGCATTCTCGAGCACTCACCAGTCCTAGAGAAGCTCACACTTCATCTTTTTTCCAAG GGACCTAAACATAAGGTGGAAATGCTTGGAAGATATCATCCAACTGATGGTTCAGCTGCAGTTTCAGAATGCCTCAAGGTTGTTGAAGTCAAATGCCAAGTGGTTGATGAGAAAGTTCAGGAAGTTCTGAAATTCCTCTGTACATTTAACATAT
- the LOC136490248 gene encoding F-box/LRR-repeat protein 13-like isoform X1 produces MPPGKRNKTAHVARSSNGIDALPDGILEHILGFVPAKDAVKTCVLARRWCNLWKSATALSVSCVGNSNEDPALLKERQKSVDHLLRLRGFLPLEKFEVRFSGLYDDDTFCLIRWIQHAVKCRVQMLILDNVYRDGIDLGSLHLVSQHLTKLELIGIMLHNSFCDFSSCPVLEHLEIDYCYWWTVEKISSESLKHLSLKRCELTREFHILISTPSLVSLRLDCHLPMAPVLVSMPLLKEAFVRVTHWNAYTGEWGDYSGDCSFEDCYSCKGLVGDNDNKCVLLEGLSNAENMALIPESTAFIFGKDLKQCPTFSKLKTLLLDDRWCVAPDFPALTCILEHSPVLEKLTLHLFSKGPKHKVEMLGRYHPTDGSAAVSECLKVVEVKCQVVDEKVQEVLKFLCTFNISAEIVVY; encoded by the exons ATGCCTCCAGGGAAAAGGAACAAAACCGCGCATGTGGCGAGGAGCAGTAACGGCATAGATGCCCTTCCAGATGGCATCCTCGAGCACATCCTTGGTTTTGTGCCCGCGAAGGATGCCGTGAAGACATGTGTGCTTGCTCGGCGCTGGTGCAACCTCTGGAAGTCAGCCACAGCCTTGAGTGTCTCGTGCGTCGGCAACTCCAATGAGGATCCAGCCTTGTTGAAGGAGCGACAAAAATCTGTGGACCATCTGCTACGCCTTCGTGGCTTCCTGCCTCTTGAAAAGTTCGAGGTCAGGTTCAGTGGCCTGTATGATGACGACACCTTTTGCCTAATCCGCTGGATCCAGCATGCTGTGAAGTGCCGCGTTCAGATGCTCATTCTTGATAATGTTTACCGAGATGGCATTGATCTAGGCAGCCTGCATCTCGTCTCACAACACTTGACCAAGTTAGAGCTCATTGGGATAATGCTACACAACAGTTTTTGTGACTTCTCAAGTTGTCCAGTACTGGAACATCTCGAGATTGACTACTGCTATTGGTGGACTGTCGAGAAGATTTCATCAGAGTCCCTGAAGCACCTGAGCTTAAAACGTTGTGAATTAACAAGAGAATTCCACATTCTTATTTCTACCCCGAGTCTTGTTTCACTAAGGCTAGATTGCCATTTGCCCATGGCTCCTGTTCTAGTGAGCATGCCCTTACTTAAAGAGGCTTTTGTTAGAGTTACCCATTGGAATGCATACACTGGGGAATGGGGTGATTACTCTGGGGATTGTAGTTTTGAGGATTGTTACTCTTGTAAAGGTCTGGTAGGTGATAATGACAATAAGTGTGTGCTTCTGGAAGGTTTATCGAATGCTGAGAACATGGCATTGATACCAGAATCCACAGCG TTTATTTTTGGCAAGGATCTGAAACAGTGTCCTACATTTAGCAAGTTAAAGACTTTGTTACTTGATGATCGATGGTGTGTGGCACCTGACTTCCCTGCACTAACTTGCATTCTCGAGCACTCACCAGTCCTAGAGAAGCTCACACTTCATCTTTTTTCCAAG GGACCTAAACATAAGGTGGAAATGCTTGGAAGATATCATCCAACTGATGGTTCAGCTGCAGTTTCAGAATGCCTCAAGGTTGTTGAAGTCAAATGCCAAGTGGTTGATGAGAAAGTTCAGGAAGTTCTGAAATTCCTCTGTACATTTAACATAT